From the genome of Methanobrevibacter smithii ATCC 35061, one region includes:
- a CDS encoding cation:proton antiporter — protein MADVFPLILGIIILLASVISIKTGISVTVVEIAIGVIIGNLGFFHSESWMIYIASFGGILLTFLAGVEIDVDLMKDNFKESFTIGFLSFLIPFVIVFLVTYYIIGWELNPALLTSTALSETSIAVVYSVLTQKGLFKYKIGKLIMVATFITDICTAIALSVLFTKFDIYTLLFYVVSLAVLVMAYYKSDLFFENPLFKNKIGELEIKYVFVLLLGFIFFGSLGGGQAILPAFILGVILSDHFKNTQKGEVKARFKTVAFAIITPIFFIIGGMKVSIPLIYSCFGIFLTLFVLRQLSKYIGVYYPSKIFLKQNYNYVTMMMSTGLTFGLVAAVFGLNNALINQTEYSVITGILVLSAILPTFVAEKYYTPVHSEDLGD, from the coding sequence ATGGCTGATGTATTTCCATTAATTTTAGGGATAATAATACTTCTAGCTAGTGTAATTTCTATTAAAACTGGAATTAGTGTAACAGTAGTTGAAATTGCAATAGGAGTAATAATAGGAAATCTAGGATTCTTCCACAGCGAATCTTGGATGATTTATATAGCTAGTTTTGGAGGAATATTGCTTACATTTCTAGCTGGAGTCGAAATTGATGTTGACTTAATGAAAGATAATTTTAAAGAAAGTTTTACAATAGGATTTTTATCATTTCTAATTCCTTTCGTAATCGTGTTTTTAGTAACTTATTACATTATAGGATGGGAATTAAATCCTGCACTATTAACAAGTACGGCATTATCTGAAACAAGTATTGCAGTTGTTTATTCCGTTTTAACTCAAAAAGGACTATTTAAATACAAAATCGGAAAATTAATAATGGTTGCAACATTTATAACAGACATATGTACTGCAATAGCTTTAAGTGTTTTATTTACAAAATTTGACATTTATACATTATTATTTTATGTAGTGTCTTTAGCAGTTCTTGTAATGGCTTATTATAAATCTGATTTATTTTTCGAAAATCCATTATTTAAAAATAAAATAGGAGAACTGGAAATAAAATATGTTTTTGTCTTACTTTTAGGATTTATATTCTTTGGAAGTCTTGGAGGCGGGCAAGCCATATTACCTGCATTTATACTAGGAGTAATACTTTCCGATCACTTTAAAAACACACAAAAAGGAGAAGTTAAAGCCAGATTCAAAACCGTTGCATTTGCTATTATAACTCCAATATTTTTCATAATTGGAGGAATGAAAGTTTCCATACCTTTAATATATAGCTGTTTTGGAATCTTTTTAACATTATTTGTATTACGTCAACTAAGCAAATACATTGGAGTTTATTATCCAAGTAAAATCTTTTTAAAACAAAACTATAACTATGTTACAATGATGATGAGTACCGGTTTAACATTTGGGCTTGTCGCTGCAGTATTCGGACTAAATAATGCATTAATCAATCAGACAGAATATAGTGTAATAACTGGAATACTTGTATTAAGTGCTATTTTACCTACATTTGTAGCTGAAAAATATTATACTCCAGTACATAGTGAAGATTTGGGAGATTGA
- a CDS encoding DEAD/DEAH box helicase: MAHYIDHPLIKSNAIEARLYQQVLAADVLKKGNTMIVAPTALGKTIVATLVAADRLEKVKNSKILVLAPSKPLAIQHESTFKEFLTVPCSSITGAVKTDERVKRWEESQIICATPQTVESDLLKGRYSLKDVSLVVFDECHHGVGSYSYVYLASRYVKESKFNLILGLTASPGSDKEKIKEVCDNLYIQSIVVKTEEDNDVRPYFNPVAIDWVRVKMSSELEKIKTHVDKALKIRLKGLKNMGVIRTVSVNKLDILKARGRVQSAIARSVNPKKECFQAISILSAVINIQHSQELIETQGVVTFNKYVARLRKKKTKAAKSLIQDPNFGKAIYLAREAEKHGLEHPKLKKVTDIIKKELGQNGQTKLQSDRYVKDADQKSSKIMVFTQYRDSLEMIHQKLEKEGIKSAKFFGQASRDGEKGLTQKEQKEIIKAFKIGEYDVLLSTSVAEEGIDIPAVDLVILYEPVPSEVRMIQRRGRTGRKRSGRVKVLITNGTRDEGYYWASVNKERRMKHQLIDPDVLEELNSNAIERMENEKRVKVLDPTPKKEELPVVFADTREGNSKVIRHLSEMEIDVKVQAMAVGDYQVSDEVVIERKTAKDFVDSIVDKRLFKQARSLMEEFKRPLIILEGDDLYNGMINPNAIRGSIASIALDFGISIIPTRNAQDTAAMIKRIAIREQSGEKTPIQIRTDKKPVNLWEQQLFIIESLPNIGPVNAKNLLEHFGTVANIINASESQLQEVEGIGKKTAANIRKVVDSKYLYFQNEIKEKKLL; encoded by the coding sequence ATGGCACATTATATTGACCACCCTTTAATAAAATCTAATGCTATCGAGGCCAGGTTATATCAACAGGTTTTAGCTGCTGATGTTTTAAAAAAAGGAAATACAATGATTGTTGCACCTACAGCATTAGGTAAAACTATAGTAGCTACTTTAGTAGCGGCAGATAGATTGGAAAAAGTTAAAAACTCTAAAATATTGGTATTGGCTCCAAGTAAACCATTAGCTATACAGCATGAATCTACTTTTAAAGAATTTTTGACTGTTCCTTGTTCATCAATTACTGGTGCTGTTAAAACTGATGAAAGGGTTAAAAGGTGGGAAGAATCTCAAATAATCTGTGCAACTCCGCAAACTGTTGAATCTGACTTATTAAAAGGAAGATATTCTCTAAAAGATGTGTCTTTAGTTGTTTTTGATGAATGTCATCACGGTGTTGGCTCTTATTCTTACGTATATTTGGCTTCAAGATATGTTAAAGAATCCAAATTTAACTTAATTTTAGGACTGACAGCTTCTCCAGGTTCTGATAAGGAAAAAATAAAAGAAGTTTGTGATAATTTATATATTCAAAGTATTGTAGTTAAAACTGAAGAGGATAATGATGTAAGACCTTATTTTAATCCGGTTGCAATAGATTGGGTTAGGGTTAAAATGAGTTCTGAGTTGGAAAAAATTAAAACACATGTTGATAAAGCTCTTAAGATTCGTCTTAAAGGCCTTAAAAATATGGGAGTTATTAGAACAGTTTCCGTTAACAAATTGGATATATTAAAAGCAAGAGGAAGAGTTCAAAGTGCAATTGCAAGGTCTGTAAATCCTAAAAAGGAATGTTTCCAAGCTATTTCTATTTTAAGTGCGGTTATTAATATACAGCATTCTCAGGAACTTATTGAAACACAAGGAGTAGTTACATTTAACAAATATGTGGCAAGATTGCGTAAGAAGAAAACAAAAGCTGCCAAATCATTAATTCAGGATCCTAATTTTGGTAAGGCTATTTATCTTGCAAGGGAGGCTGAAAAACATGGTTTGGAACATCCTAAACTTAAAAAGGTAACTGACATTATTAAAAAAGAATTGGGACAAAACGGTCAAACTAAATTGCAGTCTGACAGATATGTTAAAGATGCTGACCAAAAATCCTCAAAAATAATGGTTTTTACTCAGTATAGGGATTCACTTGAAATGATTCATCAGAAACTTGAAAAAGAAGGAATTAAATCCGCCAAGTTCTTTGGTCAGGCTTCAAGAGATGGTGAAAAAGGATTAACTCAAAAGGAACAAAAAGAAATCATTAAAGCCTTTAAAATTGGTGAATATGATGTACTTCTCTCAACAAGTGTAGCTGAAGAAGGAATTGATATTCCTGCTGTTGATTTGGTTATTCTTTATGAACCTGTTCCGTCTGAAGTTAGAATGATCCAAAGAAGGGGAAGGACTGGCCGTAAACGTTCAGGTCGTGTGAAAGTTCTTATTACAAATGGAACCAGAGATGAAGGTTATTATTGGGCTTCAGTTAATAAGGAACGCAGGATGAAACATCAGTTAATTGATCCTGATGTATTGGAAGAGTTAAATTCCAATGCTATTGAAAGAATGGAAAATGAAAAAAGGGTAAAGGTTTTAGATCCTACTCCTAAAAAAGAAGAACTTCCGGTTGTTTTTGCAGATACTCGTGAAGGTAATTCAAAGGTTATACGTCATTTATCTGAAATGGAAATTGATGTTAAAGTTCAGGCAATGGCTGTTGGTGATTATCAGGTAAGTGATGAAGTTGTTATAGAACGTAAAACAGCTAAGGACTTTGTTGATTCAATTGTTGACAAAAGACTATTTAAACAGGCAAGATCTTTAATGGAGGAATTTAAACGTCCGTTAATTATTCTTGAAGGAGATGACTTGTATAATGGTATGATTAATCCGAATGCAATTAGAGGTTCGATAGCTTCAATAGCTCTGGACTTTGGAATTAGTATTATACCAACAAGAAATGCTCAGGACACTGCAGCAATGATTAAAAGAATAGCTATTAGGGAGCAAAGTGGTGAAAAAACACCAATTCAAATAAGAACAGACAAAAAACCTGTTAACTTGTGGGAGCAGCAGCTGTTTATAATAGAATCCCTTCCAAATATAGGTCCTGTTAATGCTAAAAACTTATTGGAGCATTTTGGAACAGTAGCTAATATTATTAACGCGTCTGAGAGTCAGCTTCAGGAAGTTGAAGGTATTGGTAAAAAAACAGCAGCCAATATTCGTAAGGTAGTTGATTCCAAGTATTTATATTTCCAAAATGAAATTAAAGAAAAAAAATTATTGTAG